A stretch of the Vitis riparia cultivar Riparia Gloire de Montpellier isolate 1030 chromosome 13, EGFV_Vit.rip_1.0, whole genome shotgun sequence genome encodes the following:
- the LOC117928358 gene encoding disease resistance protein RUN1-like: MTSTNTQIISYSPSSSSKSTHQFTYEVFLSFRGEDTRYGFTDHLYEALISCGIRTFRDDEELARGGVIASELLEAIEESKIFLIIFSENYAASRWCLDELVKISECGVIEGRLILPIFYHVDPSHVRKQRGSYEKAFVDHEKEADEEKREKIQKWRSALAKVGNLVRYDLQKYQ; this comes from the coding sequence ATGACTTCCACAAACACCCAGATCATCTCttattctccttcttcttcttctaaatCAACCCATCAATTCACTTATGAAGTCTTCTTGAGTTTCAGAGGAGAAGACACCCGCTATGGTTTCACAGATCATCTTTATGAGGCTTTGATTTCCTGTGGAATTCGTACCTTTAGAGATGATGAAGAACTGGCGAGAGGAGGAGTAATTGCATCTGAGCTGTTGGAAGCTATTGAAGAATCAAagatttttcttatcattttttcgGAAAACTATGCTGCCTCTAGGTGGTGTCTAGATGAACTCGTGAAGATCAGTGAGTGTGGGGTAATCGAGGGGCGACTGATTCTACCAATTTTCTATCATGTGGATCCATCCCATGTGCGGAAGCAAAGAGGGAGTTATGAAAAGGCATTTGTTGATCACGAAAAGGAAGCAGATGAggagaaaagggagaagattCAAAAGTGGAGAAGTGCCTTGGCAAAAGTTGGCAATCTTGTTAGATATGATCTACAAAAATATCAGTAA